Proteins encoded together in one Paracidovorax wautersii window:
- a CDS encoding cytochrome c: MLRRLPLPICLGTVLAWSACAALAGPATGPVPSPARQAELVRMVRQDCGSCHGMRLTGGLGPALTGDALADKPQASLAATIIHGRPGTAMPGWRALLLDEAEADWIAAQLLSGFPEEILRRPNP, from the coding sequence ATGCTGCGCCGCCTGCCGCTACCGATCTGCCTGGGGACCGTCCTGGCCTGGTCGGCTTGCGCTGCGCTGGCGGGGCCGGCCACCGGTCCGGTGCCCAGCCCGGCGCGCCAGGCGGAACTGGTGCGCATGGTGCGCCAGGACTGCGGCTCCTGCCACGGCATGCGGCTCACCGGCGGCCTGGGCCCGGCCCTGACAGGCGACGCCCTCGCAGACAAGCCGCAGGCATCGCTGGCGGCCACCATCATCCACGGCCGGCCCGGCACGGCCATGCCGGGCTGGCGCGCCCTGCTGCTGGATGAAGCCGAAGCCGACTGGATCGCCGCGCAGCTGCTGTCCGGCTTTCCCGAAGAAATCCTCCGGAGACCCAACCCATGA
- a CDS encoding c-type cytochrome produces MICKTLMLAAALAVASAPALAAGPEDAMNKAGCMACHSKDKKLVGPSFKDIAAKYKGQDVTAKLMEKVRKGGSGSFGPIPMAPNGPDKISDADLKAAVESILKS; encoded by the coding sequence ATGATCTGCAAGACCCTCATGCTCGCCGCGGCCCTGGCCGTGGCCAGCGCACCGGCGCTCGCCGCCGGCCCCGAAGACGCCATGAACAAGGCCGGCTGCATGGCCTGCCATTCCAAGGACAAGAAACTCGTCGGCCCGTCGTTCAAGGACATCGCCGCCAAGTACAAGGGCCAGGACGTGACCGCCAAGCTCATGGAGAAGGTCCGCAAGGGCGGCTCCGGCAGCTTCGGCCCCATCCCCATGGCCCCGAACGGCCCCGACAAGATCAGCGACGCCGACTTGAAGGCCGCGGTCGAATCCATCCTCAAGTCCTGA
- a CDS encoding Lrp/AsnC family transcriptional regulator — MPLSPFDRALIAATQSGLPLVSRPYEAIGAMLGVGGAQVQERLGQMLQDGLVRRIGAVPNHYRLGYTANGMSVWDVPDEHIDDAAQRIAALPGVSHCYRRPRRLPRWPYNLFAMLHGPTRDSVQAQADEIAALLGTHCRQRDILYSTAILKKTGLRLRGD, encoded by the coding sequence ATGCCGCTCAGCCCCTTTGACCGCGCCCTGATCGCCGCCACCCAGAGCGGGCTGCCGCTGGTCTCCCGCCCGTACGAGGCCATTGGCGCCATGCTGGGTGTGGGTGGCGCGCAGGTGCAGGAACGGCTGGGGCAGATGCTGCAGGACGGCCTGGTGCGCCGCATCGGCGCCGTGCCCAACCACTACCGCCTGGGCTACACGGCCAACGGCATGAGCGTCTGGGATGTGCCGGACGAGCACATCGACGACGCCGCGCAGCGCATCGCCGCCCTGCCCGGCGTGAGCCATTGCTACCGCCGCCCGCGGCGCCTGCCCCGGTGGCCCTACAACCTGTTCGCCATGCTGCATGGGCCCACGCGCGACAGCGTGCAGGCGCAGGCCGACGAGATCGCCGCGCTGCTGGGCACCCACTGCCGGCAGCGCGACATTCTCTATTCCACCGCCATCCTGAAAAAGACCGGGCTGCGGCTCCGGGGAGATTGA
- a CDS encoding FAD:protein FMN transferase yields MAPLHSHPPLPARRPVAGVTRRRVLMAAPLLAVAAHGRGAQASPALVRNSLALMGTRVDIVVEPSNGLSTLHAQQAIDAAQATMRGQAALMSRYDPASAVSRINALAGRRAVPVPPALMDVLRTAQALAVFTDGAFDITVGALSAWHFDGTAQRPPRPAVVRAQRARVRAGALQLDAQAGTAFLPEPGMAIDLGGVAKLPILAAGLETLRRHGVQHALVNGGGDVLVVGLSQGRPWRIGLRDPLQPERLLGTVSLAQGGVVASSGDYERYFWYEGRRLHHILDPHTGYPTTGLHGVALVAAGVGEVNGLGAAAMVKGAADAQAMLAQRPGIQALMVGAGGLWSTPGLQDVRGHGAHFTLQDGRLRAA; encoded by the coding sequence ATGGCGCCCTTGCACAGCCACCCGCCCCTGCCCGCGCGCCGCCCCGTCGCGGGCGTCACGCGCCGGCGCGTTCTGATGGCCGCCCCGCTGCTGGCCGTTGCGGCGCACGGCAGGGGCGCGCAGGCCAGCCCTGCCCTGGTGCGCAACAGCCTGGCGCTGATGGGCACCCGCGTGGACATCGTGGTCGAGCCTTCCAACGGACTGAGCACGCTGCACGCACAGCAGGCCATCGACGCAGCGCAGGCCACCATGCGCGGACAGGCTGCGCTGATGAGCCGCTACGACCCGGCCAGCGCCGTCTCCCGCATCAATGCCCTGGCCGGTCGCCGCGCGGTGCCTGTGCCGCCTGCGCTCATGGACGTGCTGCGTACCGCGCAGGCGCTGGCCGTCTTCACCGACGGGGCCTTCGACATCACCGTCGGCGCACTCAGCGCCTGGCATTTCGACGGCACGGCGCAGCGCCCGCCCCGCCCCGCCGTGGTCCGCGCCCAGCGGGCCCGAGTGCGTGCCGGGGCGCTGCAGCTCGATGCGCAGGCCGGCACCGCCTTTCTGCCGGAGCCCGGCATGGCGATCGACCTGGGAGGCGTGGCCAAACTGCCCATCCTCGCCGCGGGACTGGAGACGCTGCGCCGCCACGGCGTCCAGCACGCGCTGGTCAACGGCGGCGGCGACGTGCTGGTGGTCGGCTTGTCGCAAGGGCGGCCCTGGCGCATCGGCCTGCGTGACCCCTTGCAGCCCGAGCGGCTGCTCGGCACGGTCTCCCTGGCGCAGGGCGGCGTGGTCGCCTCCTCGGGCGATTACGAGCGGTACTTCTGGTACGAAGGCCGGCGCCTGCACCACATCCTGGACCCGCACACGGGCTATCCCACCACCGGCCTGCACGGCGTGGCCCTGGTGGCCGCGGGGGTCGGCGAAGTCAACGGCCTGGGCGCTGCGGCCATGGTCAAGGGCGCGGCCGATGCACAGGCGATGCTGGCGCAGCGCCCCGGCATCCAGGCGCTCATGGTCGGTGCGGGCGGGCTCTGGTCCACACCCGGACTGCAGGACGTGCGCGGGCACGGCGCGCACTTCACGCTGCAGGACGGCAGGCTGCGGGCTGCTTGA
- a CDS encoding Lrp/AsnC family transcriptional regulator — MNLNDPLQFTLLNQWQRGFPICREPFDMLARSLRVGTSEVIGAYTRLRDGGALSRIGGVFGAGAGGASLLAAMAVPAGRLGEVAAQVSSHPGVNHNYERENRLNLWFVMTGRSGHEVEHGLCDLEEATGLPVLRLPMERPYGVDLAFDLRGHGAVHGSRPWATAVAPVDAGDVPLAALLEQGVPLVRRPFDLWARALSRHADDVIDTVLRWLEAGTLRRFGVVVRHHELGYTANAMTVFDVPEDRVDACGHALAREPGITLAYRRARAPGWPYNLYCMVHGKDHTAVRQVLADAIDGSGLMRRPHEVLFSLRRFKQTGAQRFSLGLTADSYEEAHAAA, encoded by the coding sequence ATGAACCTCAACGATCCCCTGCAATTCACCCTGCTCAACCAGTGGCAGCGCGGCTTTCCGATCTGCCGTGAGCCCTTCGACATGCTGGCGCGCTCGCTGCGGGTCGGCACTTCCGAAGTCATCGGCGCCTACACCCGACTGCGCGATGGCGGCGCACTCAGCCGCATCGGCGGTGTCTTCGGCGCCGGCGCCGGGGGTGCCTCCCTGCTGGCCGCCATGGCCGTGCCCGCCGGGCGGCTGGGCGAGGTCGCGGCCCAGGTGTCGTCCCACCCCGGTGTCAACCACAACTACGAACGCGAGAACCGGCTCAACCTGTGGTTCGTGATGACCGGGCGCAGCGGCCACGAGGTCGAGCACGGCCTGTGCGACCTGGAAGAAGCCACAGGCTTGCCGGTCCTGCGCCTGCCCATGGAGCGGCCCTATGGCGTGGACCTGGCCTTCGACCTGCGCGGCCACGGCGCCGTGCACGGCAGCCGGCCCTGGGCCACCGCCGTCGCACCCGTGGATGCGGGCGACGTGCCGCTGGCGGCCCTGCTGGAGCAAGGCGTGCCGCTGGTGCGCCGGCCCTTCGACCTGTGGGCCCGCGCGCTCTCGCGCCACGCGGACGACGTGATCGACACGGTGCTGCGCTGGCTGGAGGCCGGCACCCTGCGCCGGTTCGGCGTGGTGGTGCGTCACCATGAGCTGGGCTACACCGCCAACGCGATGACGGTCTTCGACGTGCCGGAGGACCGCGTGGACGCCTGCGGCCACGCGCTCGCCCGCGAGCCGGGCATCACCCTCGCCTACCGCCGGGCCCGCGCACCGGGCTGGCCCTACAACCTCTACTGCATGGTGCATGGCAAGGACCACACGGCCGTGCGGCAGGTGCTGGCGGACGCCATCGACGGCTCGGGCCTGATGCGCCGCCCGCACGAGGTGCTGTTCTCGCTGCGCCGTTTCAAGCAGACGGGCGCCCAGCGCTTCAGTCTGGGCCTCACGGCCGACAGCTACGAGGAAGCCCATGCTGCCGCCTGA
- a CDS encoding cytochrome D1 domain-containing protein: protein MKSHKMARLVALAAATLVAASAMAQDKKDVTQPEINYQAAGSPLASEPMYQSTNPKAPAMTQAEFDIGRKIYFERCAGCHGVLRKGATGKPLTPDVTLPKGTDYLKVFIGYGSPAGMPNWLTSGEMNEKEVDLMARYIQQDPPQPPEYGMAQMKSTWKVVIPSKDRPKKKLNNYNIANIFSTTLRDTGEVALIDGDTKQIINIVKTGYAVHISRLSASGRYLFVIGRDAKINLIDLWMEKPDNVAEVRVGLEARSVDSSKFKGYEDKYAIAGSYWPPQFVIMDGDTLEPLKVVGTRGMTVDTQEYHPEPRVAAIVASHFKPEFLVNVKETGKTLMVDYSNLDALKTTEIGSARFLHDGGWDASKRYFMIAANNSNKVAAIDAKDGKLAAIVDVGKIPHPGRGANFVHPQYGPVWATGHLGDDTISLIGTDPVKHKQYAFKEVAKLKGQGGGALFIKSHPKSNHLYSDTPLNPEAKLSQSIAVYDIKNLDKGYTVLPIAEWAGLTDDGAKRVVQPEFNKNGDEVWFSVWSAKDKQSAIVVVDDKTLKLKTVIKDPRLITPTGHFNVHNTQHDVY from the coding sequence ATGAAATCACACAAGATGGCCCGGCTGGTTGCACTGGCAGCCGCCACGCTGGTGGCCGCCAGCGCGATGGCACAGGACAAGAAGGACGTCACGCAGCCGGAAATCAACTACCAGGCCGCGGGCTCTCCCCTGGCCTCGGAGCCGATGTACCAGAGCACGAATCCGAAGGCGCCGGCCATGACGCAGGCCGAGTTCGACATCGGCCGCAAGATCTACTTCGAGCGCTGCGCCGGATGCCACGGGGTGCTGCGCAAGGGCGCCACCGGCAAGCCGCTCACGCCCGACGTCACGCTGCCCAAGGGCACGGACTACCTGAAGGTCTTCATCGGCTACGGCTCGCCCGCAGGCATGCCCAACTGGCTCACCTCCGGGGAGATGAACGAGAAGGAAGTGGACCTGATGGCCCGCTACATCCAGCAGGACCCGCCCCAGCCGCCCGAGTACGGCATGGCGCAGATGAAGAGCACCTGGAAGGTCGTCATCCCCTCCAAGGACCGCCCCAAGAAGAAGCTCAACAACTACAACATCGCCAACATCTTCTCCACCACCTTGCGCGATACCGGCGAGGTGGCGCTGATCGACGGCGACACCAAGCAGATCATCAACATCGTCAAGACCGGCTACGCGGTGCACATCTCGCGCCTGTCGGCCTCGGGGCGCTACCTGTTCGTGATCGGGCGCGACGCCAAGATCAACCTGATCGACCTGTGGATGGAAAAGCCCGACAACGTCGCCGAGGTGCGCGTGGGCCTGGAGGCCCGTTCGGTGGACTCTTCCAAGTTCAAGGGCTACGAAGACAAGTACGCCATCGCCGGCAGCTACTGGCCGCCCCAGTTCGTGATCATGGACGGCGACACGCTGGAGCCGCTGAAGGTCGTCGGCACGCGCGGCATGACGGTGGACACCCAGGAATACCACCCCGAGCCCCGCGTCGCCGCCATCGTGGCTTCGCACTTCAAGCCCGAGTTCCTGGTCAACGTGAAGGAGACCGGCAAGACGCTGATGGTGGACTACTCCAACCTCGATGCGCTCAAGACCACCGAGATCGGCTCGGCCCGCTTCCTGCATGACGGCGGCTGGGACGCTTCCAAGCGCTACTTCATGATCGCGGCCAACAACAGCAACAAGGTGGCAGCGATCGACGCCAAGGACGGCAAGCTGGCCGCCATCGTGGACGTGGGCAAGATCCCCCATCCCGGCCGCGGCGCCAATTTCGTGCATCCGCAGTACGGGCCGGTGTGGGCCACGGGCCACCTGGGCGACGACACCATCTCGCTCATCGGCACCGACCCCGTCAAGCACAAGCAGTACGCTTTCAAGGAAGTGGCCAAGCTCAAGGGCCAGGGCGGCGGCGCGCTCTTCATCAAGAGCCATCCCAAGTCGAACCACCTGTATTCGGACACCCCGCTGAACCCGGAAGCCAAGCTGTCCCAGTCGATCGCGGTGTACGACATCAAGAACCTCGACAAGGGCTACACCGTGCTGCCGATCGCCGAATGGGCGGGCCTGACGGACGACGGCGCCAAGCGCGTGGTGCAGCCGGAGTTCAACAAGAACGGCGACGAGGTGTGGTTCTCCGTCTGGTCCGCCAAGGACAAGCAAAGCGCCATCGTCGTCGTGGACGACAAGACGCTCAAGCTCAAGACCGTGATCAAGGACCCGCGCCTGATCACGCCCACCGGGCACTTCAACGTGCACAACACCCAGCACGACGTCTATTGA
- a CDS encoding Lrp/AsnC family transcriptional regulator: protein MLPPDDALLVDHLHAGFPLVEQPFAAVAKALGWSEARVITRLQALLSQGVLTRFGPLFQIERAGGQFVLAALAAPEDRFDAVAAQVNAFAEVAHNYRREHALNMWFVVAAESPALAQQALDRIEAATGLPVLAFPKEQEYFVELRLPPLPHQQEALHAAQPL, encoded by the coding sequence ATGCTGCCGCCTGACGATGCCCTGCTGGTGGATCACCTGCACGCCGGCTTTCCGCTGGTGGAGCAGCCCTTCGCCGCGGTGGCCAAGGCGCTGGGGTGGAGCGAGGCGCGCGTCATCACGCGGCTGCAGGCACTGCTGTCGCAGGGCGTGCTGACGCGCTTCGGTCCGCTGTTCCAGATCGAGCGCGCGGGCGGACAGTTCGTGCTGGCCGCCCTCGCCGCGCCGGAGGACCGCTTCGACGCCGTCGCGGCCCAGGTCAACGCCTTTGCCGAGGTGGCGCACAACTACCGGCGCGAGCATGCGCTGAACATGTGGTTCGTCGTCGCCGCCGAATCACCCGCGCTCGCGCAGCAGGCGCTGGACCGCATCGAGGCGGCCACGGGCCTGCCGGTGCTGGCCTTTCCCAAGGAGCAGGAGTACTTCGTCGAACTGCGCCTGCCACCGCTCCCTCATCAGCAGGAGGCCCTCCATGCCGCTCAGCCCCTTTGA
- the nosZ gene encoding TAT-dependent nitrous-oxide reductase, producing MKQASNTEPTAGLGRRSFINTAALAGIAGVMGCTEKPGAAPAAAPAPAASGAHAGDSVHPKPGELDTYYGFWSGGHTGDLRVLGLPSGRELLRIPCFVPDALVGWGITNESKKIMGTQPNGQLRYTVADTHHTHASYKDGNYDGRYIWINDKINSRIARIRLDYFICDKITELPNVQGFHGIFPDKRDPVDPAINYTTRVFCGAEFHIPLPNDGKDIDKPEAYRSMFTCVDAESMEVRWQVLIDGNCDLTATSYDGKLAATNQYNTEGGVTYEDMMSAERDACLFFNVARIEEAVKAGKFKTYGSSKVPVVDGTRDANKDPKTALTAYVSVPKNPHGVNASPDQKYFICAGKLSPTCTVIELAKVLDWFDGKQEKLDDAIVAEVEVGLGPLHTAFDGRGNAYTTLFLDSQVVKWNVDAAIKFHAGDKSAKYVVDRIDVQYQPGHVNASHSETIAADGKYLSVGCKFSKDRYLPVGPLHAENEQLIDISGEKMALLSEHPARGEPHDFIIMKRDMLRPKQVYALDDFPNAVKDPKESGVTRNGKKVTVKITSQAPAFSLRDFRVKKGDEVTIILTNLDKIEDLTHGFAIPKHNVNFIVNPLETASVTFIADKPGVYWCYCTHFCHALHLEMRSRMIVEG from the coding sequence ATGAAACAAGCAAGCAACACCGAACCGACCGCCGGTCTGGGCCGTCGATCGTTCATCAACACCGCCGCCCTGGCGGGGATCGCGGGCGTGATGGGATGCACCGAAAAGCCCGGCGCGGCGCCCGCCGCCGCACCGGCGCCTGCGGCCAGCGGTGCGCATGCGGGTGACAGCGTGCACCCCAAGCCGGGTGAGCTGGACACGTACTACGGCTTCTGGAGCGGCGGCCACACCGGCGATCTGCGCGTGCTGGGTCTGCCTTCCGGCCGCGAGCTGCTGCGCATTCCGTGTTTCGTGCCGGATGCGCTGGTGGGCTGGGGCATCACCAACGAGTCCAAGAAGATCATGGGCACGCAGCCCAACGGCCAGCTGCGCTATACGGTGGCGGACACGCACCACACCCATGCCTCGTACAAGGACGGCAACTACGACGGCCGCTACATCTGGATCAACGACAAGATCAATTCGCGCATCGCCCGCATCCGCCTGGACTACTTCATCTGCGACAAGATCACCGAGCTGCCCAACGTGCAGGGCTTCCACGGCATCTTCCCGGACAAGCGCGACCCGGTCGACCCGGCCATCAACTACACCACGCGCGTGTTCTGCGGCGCCGAGTTCCATATTCCGCTGCCCAATGACGGCAAGGACATCGACAAGCCCGAGGCCTACCGCAGCATGTTCACCTGCGTGGACGCCGAGAGCATGGAAGTGCGCTGGCAGGTGCTGATCGACGGCAACTGCGACCTGACGGCCACCTCGTACGACGGCAAGCTGGCGGCCACCAACCAGTACAACACCGAAGGCGGCGTGACGTACGAGGACATGATGTCCGCCGAGCGCGACGCCTGCCTGTTCTTCAACGTGGCGCGCATCGAAGAGGCCGTGAAGGCCGGCAAGTTCAAGACCTACGGCAGCTCCAAGGTGCCGGTGGTGGACGGCACGCGAGATGCCAACAAGGACCCCAAGACCGCGCTGACCGCCTATGTGAGCGTGCCCAAGAACCCGCACGGCGTGAACGCCAGCCCCGACCAGAAGTACTTCATCTGCGCGGGCAAGCTCTCGCCCACCTGCACGGTGATCGAACTGGCCAAGGTGCTCGACTGGTTCGACGGCAAGCAGGAGAAGCTCGACGACGCCATCGTGGCCGAGGTGGAAGTGGGCCTGGGCCCGCTGCACACCGCCTTCGACGGCCGCGGCAACGCCTACACCACGCTGTTCCTCGACAGCCAGGTGGTCAAGTGGAACGTGGACGCGGCCATCAAGTTCCACGCCGGCGACAAGAGCGCCAAGTACGTGGTGGACCGCATCGACGTGCAGTACCAGCCAGGCCACGTCAACGCGTCGCACTCCGAGACCATCGCCGCGGATGGCAAGTACCTGTCGGTGGGCTGCAAGTTCTCCAAGGACCGCTACCTGCCGGTGGGCCCGCTGCACGCCGAGAACGAACAGCTGATCGACATCTCGGGCGAGAAGATGGCGCTGCTGTCCGAGCACCCCGCGCGCGGCGAGCCGCACGACTTCATCATCATGAAGCGCGACATGCTGCGGCCCAAGCAGGTGTATGCGCTGGACGACTTCCCCAACGCGGTCAAGGACCCGAAGGAAAGCGGCGTCACGCGCAACGGCAAGAAGGTTACGGTGAAGATCACCTCGCAGGCGCCGGCCTTCAGCCTGCGCGACTTCCGCGTGAAGAAGGGCGACGAGGTCACCATCATCCTGACCAACCTCGACAAGATCGAAGACCTGACGCACGGCTTCGCCATCCCGAAGCACAACGTCAACTTCATCGTGAACCCGCTGGAGACCGCCTCGGTGACCTTCATCGCCGACAAGCCCGGCGTGTACTGGTGCTACTGCACGCACTTCTGCCATGCACTGCACCTGGAAATGCGCTCCCGCATGATCGTCGAGGGGTGA
- a CDS encoding cytochrome D1 domain-containing protein translates to MNPTLPRRAWLALAAAAPALASGCAAAPGSAAAGDAPAIRGTGDLGLVIERARGTVAIVDTSRREVLAEVAGLGDLSHASAVFSRDARYAYVFGRDGGLTQVDLLRQCITQRTVQAGNSIGGAISADGTLVAVQNYAPGGVKVFDARTLQLLADLPAEHAPGQRSRVVGLVDLPGRRFAYSLFDGNAIWLADCSEPTCPRVTRLEHIGRSPYDALVTPDGRHYIAGLFGEDGLALVDLWAPQPTARRILAGYGRGEQPLPVYKMPHLRGWAVAGRHAYLPAIGRHEVLVVDTATWQEVGRIPVAGQPVFVMARPDGRQVWVNFAVPDYDRVQVIDTPSQSVVATLRPGKAVMHMEFTPRGESLWLSCRDDHRVCVFDTQSLQQQATLALDAPSGIFFTARAHRMGL, encoded by the coding sequence ATGAACCCGACCCTCCCCCGGCGTGCCTGGCTGGCCCTGGCGGCCGCGGCCCCCGCGCTGGCCAGCGGCTGCGCTGCCGCACCAGGTTCCGCAGCGGCAGGCGATGCGCCCGCCATCCGGGGCACGGGCGACCTGGGCCTCGTCATCGAACGCGCCCGCGGCACGGTGGCCATCGTCGATACCAGCCGGCGCGAGGTCCTGGCCGAGGTGGCGGGCCTGGGCGACCTGTCGCACGCCAGCGCCGTGTTCTCGCGCGACGCACGGTATGCCTACGTCTTCGGCCGCGACGGCGGCCTCACCCAGGTCGACCTGCTGCGCCAGTGCATCACCCAGCGCACCGTGCAGGCCGGCAACTCCATCGGCGGCGCCATCAGTGCCGACGGCACGCTGGTGGCCGTGCAGAACTATGCGCCCGGCGGCGTGAAGGTGTTCGACGCCCGAACGCTGCAATTGCTGGCCGATCTGCCGGCGGAACACGCCCCGGGCCAGCGCTCACGCGTGGTGGGCCTGGTCGATCTGCCGGGCCGCCGCTTCGCCTACAGCCTGTTCGACGGCAACGCCATCTGGCTGGCCGACTGCAGCGAGCCCACCTGCCCGCGCGTCACGCGCCTGGAGCACATCGGCCGCAGCCCGTACGACGCGCTGGTCACACCCGATGGCCGCCACTACATCGCCGGCCTGTTCGGCGAGGACGGCCTGGCCCTGGTCGACCTGTGGGCGCCGCAGCCCACGGCGCGGCGCATCCTGGCCGGCTACGGGCGTGGCGAGCAGCCGCTGCCCGTCTACAAGATGCCACACCTGCGCGGCTGGGCCGTCGCCGGCCGCCATGCCTACCTGCCCGCCATCGGCCGGCACGAGGTGCTGGTGGTGGACACCGCCACCTGGCAGGAGGTCGGCCGCATCCCCGTGGCAGGGCAGCCGGTGTTCGTCATGGCCCGGCCCGACGGCCGCCAGGTCTGGGTGAACTTCGCCGTACCCGACTACGACCGCGTGCAGGTCATCGACACGCCCAGCCAGTCCGTCGTCGCCACGCTGCGGCCCGGCAAGGCCGTGATGCACATGGAATTCACCCCGCGCGGTGAGTCGCTCTGGCTCAGCTGCCGGGACGACCACCGCGTCTGCGTGTTCGACACGCAAAGCCTGCAGCAGCAGGCCACCCTCGCCCTCGACGCCCCCAGCGGCATCTTCTTCACCGCCCGCGCACACCGGATGGGACTGTGA
- a CDS encoding c-type cytochrome: MMMKTALSVALCTTVLLAACGKNDAPSAPAPAATPVAAAPAAPAAPENTLGKSIYGKTCAMCHAAGVAGAPKPGDKADWGPRVAQGKETLYKHALEGFTGAKGMMPARGGGTSLSDDEVKAAVDFMADQSV, translated from the coding sequence ATGATGATGAAAACCGCCCTGTCCGTGGCCCTGTGCACCACCGTCCTGCTCGCCGCCTGCGGCAAGAACGACGCCCCGTCCGCCCCCGCCCCCGCGGCCACGCCCGTCGCCGCGGCCCCGGCAGCGCCCGCAGCCCCGGAGAACACCCTGGGCAAGTCCATCTACGGCAAGACCTGCGCGATGTGCCACGCCGCCGGCGTGGCGGGCGCTCCGAAGCCGGGTGACAAGGCCGACTGGGGCCCACGCGTCGCCCAGGGCAAGGAGACGCTGTACAAGCACGCACTCGAAGGCTTCACCGGCGCCAAGGGCATGATGCCGGCCCGTGGCGGCGGCACCTCGCTGAGCGACGACGAGGTCAAGGCGGCCGTGGACTTCATGGCAGACCAGTCGGTCTGA
- the cobA gene encoding uroporphyrinogen-III C-methyltransferase: MSFMEDARWFHGPGGPSGAPRKPGRVTLVGAGPGDPELLTLKAAKALRFARLVLYDHLVSPDVLRHVAEDADLVYVGKQSARHTLSQEAIIDLMLRLARNGRSLVRLKGGDGYIFGRGGEEAQALAASGIDFEVIPGITAAQGAAASAGIPLTHRDHAATLVFATGHLRDGQEAGLDWELLARPRQTVVIYMGVAALAQICEQLVAHGLPASTPAAIVERATLPTQRCIVGTLQSLPQCARDQGVQTPALIVVGEVVSLHAQLQPAAPVLAPLMGMPWPLHPDRQPRH; the protein is encoded by the coding sequence ATGAGCTTCATGGAAGACGCGCGGTGGTTCCACGGACCGGGCGGCCCCTCGGGCGCGCCGCGCAAGCCGGGCCGCGTCACCCTCGTGGGGGCCGGCCCGGGCGATCCGGAGCTGCTCACGCTCAAGGCCGCCAAGGCGCTGCGTTTCGCGCGCCTGGTGCTGTACGACCACCTGGTCAGTCCGGATGTGCTGCGCCACGTGGCCGAGGACGCCGACCTGGTCTACGTGGGCAAACAGTCCGCGCGCCACACGCTGTCGCAGGAGGCCATCATCGACCTGATGCTGCGCCTGGCCCGCAACGGCCGCAGCCTGGTGCGCCTGAAGGGCGGTGACGGCTACATCTTCGGCCGTGGCGGCGAGGAGGCCCAGGCGCTTGCGGCGTCGGGCATCGACTTCGAGGTGATCCCGGGCATCACCGCGGCGCAGGGGGCGGCCGCCAGCGCGGGCATTCCGCTCACGCACCGTGACCACGCGGCCACGCTCGTCTTTGCCACGGGCCATCTGCGCGACGGCCAGGAGGCGGGCCTGGACTGGGAGCTGCTGGCCCGGCCGCGCCAGACGGTGGTGATCTACATGGGCGTGGCCGCGCTGGCGCAGATCTGCGAGCAACTGGTGGCACACGGCCTGCCGGCCAGCACGCCCGCGGCGATCGTGGAGCGCGCCACGCTGCCCACGCAGCGCTGCATCGTCGGCACGCTGCAATCGCTGCCGCAGTGCGCGCGCGACCAGGGCGTGCAGACGCCGGCGCTCATCGTGGTGGGCGAGGTGGTGTCGCTGCATGCCCAGCTGCAGCCTGCCGCACCGGTGCTGGCGCCGTTGATGGGCATGCCCTGGCCACTGCATCCCGACCGCCAGCCCCGGCATTGA